The stretch of DNA TTCCTGCGCGCCGAGCTTGCTCAGCATGTCGCCGCCGAGCGAGTTGGAGAAGAATGCCTCGCCCGCGCGCCAGAAGATGGCAACGAACCATGGCAGTACCAGCACCAGCGTCCACATCAGCCCCCAGACCGGGCGCAGCCGCCACAGCCATGCCGCCGAGCGGTCGAGGATCGCGAGCGCAAGGATAGTCAGTCCGACGAACATCAGGATCAGCGGGCCCTTGAGCAGAATGCCGCCGGCCAGCGCCGTCCAGAAGATCGCGGGCGGGCTCCAGGACGGATGCACCGGATCCTCGCCGCGCTGCCAGGACAGATAGACCCGCGCCATCGCCCCCATCGCGGCAACCACAGTCAACAGCAGCATCGCGTCGGTTTTGGCGAGCCGGGCTTCGGCGCCGAGCAGGACGGAACTGCACATCATCAGCGCCGCCAGCGCGGCCCCGCGCCGCGTGACGAAGGCGAGCGCCGCCCAGTAGGTCAACAGAACCGCGCCGATGGCGCCGATCAGGGAGGGAATCCGGTAGAGCCAGATGCGCAACTGCGCCCGCGGCAGGCCGAGCGACGAGGCGGTTTCGACCACGGCGGCCTGTAACCAATAGATGCCCACCGGCTTCTTGTAGCGGACGTCGTCCTGGAAGCGGATGTCGACGAAATCGCCACTTTCGACCATCTGCTTGGTCGCCTGCGCGAACCGCGCCTCGTCGCGATCGATCGCGGGAATATTGAAGAAGCCAGGCAGGAACAGCACGATGCCGCAGAGCAGCAGGAACACAATGGCGCGAAAATGGCTCGCGGTCGCGTAATCGAACGCCGCGGCCAGCCTGCGGCTGGAATGCGTAGGTTTTACAGGCTGTTGGCCCGCTCCGAAGCGTGGGGGTTGCAAGGTTTCAACCATCTTGTTCGCATACGATGAAACCGCACTGCAAACAACACCACAGATTTGCCCTATCTGGCTGTCCCCGGACGCTTTTTCGTCACTGTACCCGGATCACCACGGTGTCGGCCGCCCCCGTCGCATCGATCACCGTGAGCCGGGCAAAGCCCGGCCCGGGCGGATCGACCAGGCGCTGGCGCCGGCTGTCGATCTCGCCGACCGAGGTACCGTTCAGCATGATGGTCAGCGGCAGAACGCCGCCGGCCACCTTGACCGGCATCGGCGCGGCCTGCCCGCCGGCGGAACGATCGACGTCGATCCGCGAGCCGTTCAGGGGAAACTGGATGCGCGGCACCTGATCGCTGCCGGTCCGGATCAGTTCGCCGACGGGGCGGAAGCGCCGCAGCGGCAGCGGCAGTTTGGCGTTGCTGGCGATCAGCGCGCCCTTAGGCGGCTTCGGCAGCGCCACCGGGATCTTTCCGGTGCGCGCAAAGGCGTCGAACAGGATCGGGGCTGCGGCAGTGCGGCCGACCAGGCCCGGCACCGGCGCGCCGTCGGGCCGCCCGACC from Bradyrhizobium sp. AZCC 1693 encodes:
- a CDS encoding ArnT family glycosyltransferase, yielding MVETLQPPRFGAGQQPVKPTHSSRRLAAAFDYATASHFRAIVFLLLCGIVLFLPGFFNIPAIDRDEARFAQATKQMVESGDFVDIRFQDDVRYKKPVGIYWLQAAVVETASSLGLPRAQLRIWLYRIPSLIGAIGAVLLTYWAALAFVTRRGAALAALMMCSSVLLGAEARLAKTDAMLLLTVVAAMGAMARVYLSWQRGEDPVHPSWSPPAIFWTALAGGILLKGPLILMFVGLTILALAILDRSAAWLWRLRPVWGLMWTLVLVLPWFVAIFWRAGEAFFSNSLGGDMLSKLGAQESHGAPPGLYLLLFWVTFWPGAALAGMAAPAVWRARREPGAQYLLAWLVPSWIVFELVLTKLPHYVLPLYPAIAILTAGALERRVLSRSWLRRGAAWWFVIPAGAAVIAVIGAIKLTHYPAFPAWPFLAAAMIFGLIAWWMFEDSRAERSLLNAVVAAMFLAVGIYGIVMPSLTTLFPSAEIARALRNVVCVGPKAAAAGFHEPSLVFMTGTATLLTDGSGAADFLGQGSCRFALIESRTERAFVQRAEAIGLRYNVAKRIEGHNISQGKAISIAIFRSEGTE